The segment TGACAAGGACAGTAAATGTATGACAGTAAATGTtgtaggtttttattttttttttttttttttattttttttttttttaaagattgtgATTAGGATTTCTCgtatgaattttcttttttaagacaTAACAAAACAtacccaataaaaatttaaaagaaaaaaaaagtttaggacAAGGGTATTATTGTAATGTGGAAAAATTATCTTGATAATGATCCAACTTGGTAGTCTATGGCAACATCATCCAACAAGTATTAGTCACCATATTTagcttttcctctctctctttaaacTCCTTGACCACTCACCAACTACACACGCACACCCATTGAACTAGTCTCTACACTTTTCCTTCCCAATAtatctttctatatatatatttctctatGTTCCCACATTACACACTCGCACACATTCATTCTTTCCAGTCCAAATTTCCTTCGTTTACTCTATCACTATAACTcctctcctttctttctttactagccttttctttcttcttcctctcctcTCAAATTTTCTACCTATCCAACAATGAACGCTCTAGCCGCAACCAACCGTAATTTTCGCCATGCTTCACGTTTACTTGGGCTGGACTCAAAGATTGAAAAGAGCCTCTTGATCCCATTCAGGGAGATCAAGGTTCggagaaatttaattttttatttcagttcATGGGTATtgtttgttttccaaaaaaatttaacagctgtgtgtgtgtgtgtgtttgattaTGGTTAGGTGGAGTGCACGATCCCCAAGGATGATGGGAGTCTGGTATCGTACGTTGGGTTCAGAGTACAACATGACAATGCACGTGGGCCCATGAAGGGAGGGATCAGATACCATCCTGAGGTCTGtgttctcacttttttttggtttctgttCAAACTTTCTTCTTGTGTCGGTTCTaagatttttgtttgtttccatTGGATATTGATGTTGACTTGTTATTGTTTCTTAATCTTTTTCTGATTCAATGGATCTTGCTATTTGGGTTTTCcgggtttttggattttgggtcCTTTTCagaatttgttttttcaaaCTCTATAGTTTAATGTAGGGGTCCTTtggaataaagtaataaacCATGACATTAAAGTATACttaatataaagtttttttttttggtggctatGGCTTCAcaaaaaaagttaaaacccCACTTTTTGGATGCATTATGCTAATAGAATGGAGGTTTAGTGGATGGGGTGATTACAAATTTGGTAGGGTTAAACTTTTCAGTTGCTTTATTAGATGTGTGTAAAACTTTGTAAAATTGTTTGTGCGTAATAAACACTGCTAAATAATGTAGAAATTGATGGGGGTAAAAGTAAAATTGACTCCGTTAAGTTTGTCACTAATcattatgttataattttagtAAAGACcccccttattattattatctgatAACAAGGTTGATGTCTTGGAAGAATTTTGCTTTTGTAGTTTGCTATCAAAGGTTATCTTGGTCTAGCTAAACAGTTGATGGAATGTCTATAATTttgccacattttttttttctttttttcttttagagaatCATAATTTGGATACAAACATCAGTTGGGTTTCTTGAGGAACTAGGAGAACGTGTTGATTTACAAAATATGTCTTATTCTATAAGCTCTGCCTTTGAAATCAAATATTGATTAAATGAAGTAGGATGATTTTCTGGGTTTAATGCATAGCTTGGACCACTGCTATTTTAAATTAGGATTGAAGTAATTAGATGGAACACAAAATGTGAGACAGAGGATTTGTATCTCAATATAAGAGATATTGTTCATTGATTATTGTACTGCACAAACAGTATGTTTACAGCTGTGGCTTTATATAAATATGCCATATATAAAGTTGAAAGTtgtcttttgtttggttttaaaTGTTATTGTGGTTGCCAATGGCATTTCTTTATGCCAATTGGCACTTCCCTCCCTAGTGGAAGGGCATGTTTGGTGGTCAAATCCCCCCAAGAGTTTTACCTagcagaaaagaaaattgtcattgtggtttattttcattctcttgAAACATATGTGGTGCAAGAgcaattatttaataattttttatcattagaagaaacaaaaagttGTTCATCTTCAAAGTTTTTAACTTCTGCAGAAAGTTTGGCAGTTACTGATCCCTTAAGGGATTTGGTAGTAAACTAAATAGCTAGAGATTTTTAAAACTAGAACTTTAGAATTCTATTGAAAAGGTTATAGATTCGTGTATCATTCTTCTGGAAGTAACCTCCAGATGTATCTGCAATCCccgaggaattttttttcagaATAAATGATTGTACTGATCTTttagatttacacaaacagagAATTCTTTCTGTGGACTAATGATAAGCTTGTTTTAAAAAGGTTGACCCTGATGAAGTGAATGCACTGGCTCAACTAATGACTTGGAAGACTGCTGTGGTAGACATTCCATATGGTGGAGCAAAGGGTGGGATTGGATGCAACCCAAAGGACTTAAGCAAGAGCGAGTTGGAGCGTCTTACCCGGGTCTTTACTCAGAAAATTCATGACCTCATCGGAATTCATACTGATGTTCCTGCGCCAGACATGGGCACCAATGCTCAGGTTTTATGAAAGCCctgctggtttttttttatgattctaTACTTTTCCATAACTATTCTTACAGGAGCTGATTACCCTTCACTCTTACACATCAAAAAACTATTTGTGTAGACTATGGCATGGATTTTGGATGAGTACTCAAAATTTCATGGTCACTCACCAGCTATTGTGACAGGAAAGCCCATAGTAAGTACTGAGACTAAAAAGAAGTAATCTGTTTGTTAAATTTGGAATAGATGCTGTTGAAATTTATCAGAGATAaaccactctctctctctctctctctctctctctctctctctctcatatgttTATAATTGTGGTTTTAGGATCTTGGTGGATCACTGGGTAGAGAGGCTGCAACTGGGCGTGGTGTTGTATATGCTACAGAAGCATTACTTGCTGAGCATGGGAAGTCAATCAAGGATTTGACATTTGCTATTCAGGTAGATTTGTACATTATTTGTCTGCTTATAATAGTTAAAATGCCTTCatagttgaaattttttcatatatttctaAACTTGTAAATTTGTAGGGATTTGGAAATGTGGGTTCCTGGGTGGCAAGGCTGATTCATGAGAAAGGTGGTAAAGTCATCGCAGTGAGTGACATCACTGGTGCAGTTAAGAACCCAAGTGGAATTGATATAAAGGAATTGCTTAAGCATAAAGAAAGAACTGGCAGTTTAAAAGATTTCAATGGTGGAGATGCCATGGATGCTCACGAACTGCTTGTACATGAATGTGATGTTCTTATCCCATGTGCTCTAGGTGGAGTTCTGAACAGGTTAGGACCTTGTGCAAGAAATTCATTCctatctttttatttctttaatagtAGTGCATAttgatagtttattttttaaaggacaCTGTTACTTCTCCAATGTCAGTGACAGGAGACAACCCTCTAATTATTTAAGAAACTGACGATATTTCATATGACAAGAGAACATTGGGATTAATGCTATGCTAATACTTCATTTGGTGTGCGTGAGAATGCATGCAAGTGCAGATTATCCATTAAAGCTTCATTTGTCCTTCACTTTAACATTATTTAACGTAGTTCAATTGAGTTTTAGatgatttttatgttatttatgtTCATCACCcatatctttttctttagtCAGGACTCAGATTTCTTCCATTTGTATGGTACCAAACTATATCAAATGTTAGGTAATAGTACATTGTGTAGTTGCTATTTTAtttggggaaaaagaaaaaaagaaaagaaatgaaactaTCCATATAGTTCATCTGATATCTTATGCCCTCCTTAAAAACTACTTCATAACTGATAGTGCTTTGAGAGTTGAAATATTGTTGCCGATTAGAATTGATTTTAGCTTTTGCAATGTTTTGTGGGAAAATAAAAGAGGATATGTTTCTAGTTTAATCATCTGATTTATCACATCCAAAATCTTTTTgcctaaaaattttcattcatccTTTGAAGGGAAAATGCTGCAGAGGTGAAAGCTAAGTACATTATAGAGGCTGCAAATCATCCAACTGATCCAGATGCAGACGAGGTAAAGTTGcattttgggtttttaggaCATTCATGTGATGAAAAGTTATAGAATTCTGATGCATGAGATTATGTTATTGCAGATTCTATGTAAGAAGGGAGTTTTAATACTCCCCGACATATATGCAAATGCTGGGGGTGTGACTGTTAGCTATTTTGAGTGGGTTCAGGTAACAAAACAGATATTTTCTCCCTATGAAATCTATGACATATGTGCAATGGATGTCATATGCTCAAATAGATTCGTTACATTTAAGGACTGTTACATGATGCAATTTGATTATTTTGCAGAATATTCAAGGTTTTATGTGGGATGAAGAGAAGGTAAATAGGGAGCTTAAGAGGTACATGACTCGAGGTTTTCAAAATGTCAAGAATATGTGCAAATCACACGATTGTAATCTCCGGATGGGTGCTTTTACACTGGGGGTAAACCGGGTTGCACGTTCCACCGTCTTAAGGGGTTGGGAAGCATAAATTGCTTCTTTTCAGTCTTCTGTTTTTTCCATTTCTCGTTCATCTTCAACCTTATCCCTATTCACAGCTGAAGAAAGTAAGCTTGGAAGCTATTCTTACACCCCGCTATCTAACAGATTTGTTAGACAATAGAAAATTATTACCAGCAATTTGTCTGCTGAAGATGTGTTAGtcattgttattgttgttactTGCATATTCCATTTCAAATCAACAGATTAATTTAAGTTTGGCCTTCAGCCACTACTTATGGTTCTTGATTTTCCAAAAAGTCTAATCATATCTGCACTTTTAATGGTGAATAATATATGCTCTAGTTGATTGATTGTCAGGCTCTGTACTTGTTGGATTAACGAATCATTTGCCATAGCTTTTGAAGTTTCGAGATTTTTGAACACTGAACTTTGTTATCGGACTGAGATCCAATGCAATACCCAATGGGTGCaataccaataacaactaaccacttatgatttgttgtgaaaatattgtagttgTATCaccttttttaactttttatccCTTTACCTTTTTTCACCTTTTTAAGGGTTGAGATTAATGATGTGGCGTCAAGCCATCAACACCATCCCATTTAGTCTTACTTGTGGCAACAAATCAGGGAATAAATGCAAGTAGTTTCATACCTGATAAAGGAAGCAACTTGTTCATACTTTCACTAAAGTCATACATACCAATGTACCAGATATTGCCAATTCCGTCAATTACTTGAAGTCTGAAAATTCACATGTAAAGAGAATACCTTGCCCATAATTTCACTGACAAAAACAGGGGAGGGAAGATAATCTTTTATACTTCAAAGCATGGGCTTCTTCCATACTCTCTATCTAGAccaatttaaacaataaaataagaacGTAAGATACTAGATATGAAGATATAGGCCAAAACAAGAGCTTAAGGAAGACCAATCAAACAACGCCAAAGATGAGATGGAGCATGGTTCAGACACGGACACCGGACCTTGTGGTCCAAAGTTGTCGATGAGCGATGGAAGAATGGTACATGGGATCTTAATATGTTTGTTCATGATGGGAAGATAGACTGGGATGGTGTCATTGTTGCAGGTACagcttctctcttcctctctgagGTTCACAAGTAAAAATAATTCTGCATAAAAAACACTACAGACTAAAATTGTTCAGACTTCACTCATTGTTTGACATCCATTATGGCAAGGAAGGCTACACTAGTCACAAAGAAAATTGTCACAACCTCTTCTTCTCAAATATGTTTGGCAACATTACAATTTTGAGTTGTCCTGTAATATTCTGTTTTACATAAATATTGCAAACACCCCATACAAATCAAGTCCACAAGTAAATGATGCTATGCTTTTCGAATTGAAAGCTTTTTCTTTTACCAAGCAAACCTCTTCCTCTCTCATTAAAACCCTTTAGAAGGTGAGGGAAATGCTATAGAATATGGGTTTGAACTGTGATTTTATAAGCATCCGGTGGTTCTATTCTCTAAAATGCTGCAAATCCTTGCTGAAAGATTATATTAGTGAATATTGAAAGATAAAGTCCTTGTAAACCGGTGGGTAATAACAGTCATATATACCTGCATTGACCTGGAATCCTGAActtcaattataaattttccATATCATTAACAGGCTGCAAAGGTTAATAAACAAGGGAAAATCTTGTTACATACTTGCTATTACACGCTccttaaaattgtgttttcagtGCACATTACATTGTGTATATGGTGAGTGTGTAATAGCGAGTATGTGATAATTATTACTTGATAAACAATTAGCCTAAGCCCAAGTTCAACAAAAAATATCTCTAAACATTTTGTATGATTCATCT is part of the Quercus robur chromosome 9, dhQueRobu3.1, whole genome shotgun sequence genome and harbors:
- the LOC126700290 gene encoding glutamate dehydrogenase A; its protein translation is MNALAATNRNFRHASRLLGLDSKIEKSLLIPFREIKVECTIPKDDGSLVSYVGFRVQHDNARGPMKGGIRYHPEVDPDEVNALAQLMTWKTAVVDIPYGGAKGGIGCNPKDLSKSELERLTRVFTQKIHDLIGIHTDVPAPDMGTNAQTMAWILDEYSKFHGHSPAIVTGKPIDLGGSLGREAATGRGVVYATEALLAEHGKSIKDLTFAIQGFGNVGSWVARLIHEKGGKVIAVSDITGAVKNPSGIDIKELLKHKERTGSLKDFNGGDAMDAHELLVHECDVLIPCALGGVLNRENAAEVKAKYIIEAANHPTDPDADEILCKKGVLILPDIYANAGGVTVSYFEWVQNIQGFMWDEEKVNRELKRYMTRGFQNVKNMCKSHDCNLRMGAFTLGVNRVARSTVLRGWEA